One Lentimicrobiaceae bacterium genomic window, GGGTTGCAATATTCAGCTTATAATCACCGTCAGGCAAAGTAGCGGGTACTATAAAAGTAAGTTTGGATGGATCGTTTATCAGCAGTGAGGTCTGCGGAATAGTTATTACCTCCGATGTCTGCTGGTTTTATTCGTTTCTGTTCCGCTTGTTGAAGCGTTTAATATTTCCCGTTGCTCTCAGATAATCCGAACTTTCGTTCACTTTAATATTTACTTTCGGCTTATTACTACAAAGCTAAGCCTAATATTTCAATCGTAATAAAAAAGAGGGAAATATTTCCGGATTGAAAAAGCATTGTTTTTATTGGACATTTGTTTTATATTTTTCTGACCCTACCCAACAGGCATTTACCGTACATTCAACCTTACTGCGCCCTCTTCAGAGAATGGATGTCTTATTCTACTAAGAGTGGATGTCTCCCTCTATAGAGAATGGATGTCTCCTTTTTACAACAATAAGAGGCTCAATTATCAGGTGAGCCTCTTATAAATAATTAAAGTGTTACATTTAACAGGTAATCAAATACGGTAGGTACGGGCTTTATCTATTATTGTCTATCTTACAATAATTAATTTTTTTGTTTTTGCTTGATTTCCGGCTTGCAACTGCAGGAAGTAGAATCCAGAAGATAAACCCTGAAGATTTAATGAAAACATATTATTTCCTGCCGAAACGTTCCCTAAATCGAAATATTTTACCGTGTTTCCGTCCGAAGTCAGAATATTATAGCTCAACCTGCATGGGGTTTTCAGATTTACATACAAGGTAGTATTGTCGCTTGCAGGATTAGGGGAAATGGTTTCCGAAGTAAGTGGTAGATTTTGTTCCTCAATTCCGGTTTGTAAATGTGTTGTCATGTATGTAATCCTGTTTTCGCCATAAGGGTCTTCGTCTCCGCTAACAGCTAAACCTGGTTCATCATCAGTTTGAAAATAAAGATGAAGGTCATTATCAAAATTGGCAGCCACTGTTGGATAAACACATTCATCAAACAAGTGAGTGATATCATTGGTAAGATCAACAAAATCTCCCCAAATAGTTCCTCCGACATTTGAGCTACGAGCCAAAACATGGCGGTAGTTTTGTGTTCCGTTGTCGTAACCCTCCATTACAGTTGAAAAAACAAGATATAATTCATTGTAATCACCACAAATCAATTGCGGCATACTGGTAACGGAAAGAGAGTAATTCCCTAAAACATCACTTCCACTTAAAATGTCCCAGGTTCCGTTACCGTTCAAATCGGGTGCCCAGGCAAGAAGCCTTCCATGTGCATAAAGTGAATCAGGGTTCAATCCTTCCAGCCCTGAATAGGCAGGCATGGTTTCGTCCCAGTAACCAATACCATCAACAAATGGAAACCACCATGAGCCTGTTTCATCGGTTACAGCCCTGGTAATGCCAAAAGCAACACGAACCATCCCGTTATTATCTATTACGGGATGCAATGAGCCGTCGGCACAGTAAAAAGTATCAGTAACTGTTCCATTCCACATGGGATAAGGGTGCTCAAAAATAAGGGTCTTGGTCCAGGTATCGCCACCATCGGTTGATTTCAGCAGGAACATGTCAGTCCAGTTACTTCCTACTACAAAGGCAAGTGTGTTTCCGCGGGGTTCAGCCCAGTTGTAAGCATCGGCAGAAAACTTAACATAGTGAGAAGAATCCAATTCGGGTAACAGGCGGTTTGATACTTCCCATGATAATCCATTGTCGCTCGAACGGGAATAAAGCAATGCACCATCCTGTCCGAGGTAAGGCGTCCCTCCGTTAGCTGTAGGGGTTGTCATGGTAAATATATGAATTTTGTCGTGGTTAGTTCCGCTGGTAACCATGCGGGGCCAGAATAAACCAGCTGTTCCTACGGGAGGAGCAAGTTCATTTTCTGTCCAATCGCCTGTTCCTTTGGTTGTACGAGTAACAATGTCGAGGGGCAGGGTAGGTCCTTTGTGCGAAACCACTATTTCGCCTCCTGTACCCAGTGGAGCATAAGTGGGCCAGCCGGTACGTACACTTTCGATGCGTTCTGATGATGTATTCCACTGGACTCCGTCGAAATAGGCATAAGCCGTTCCCCTTTCAGGGAAAGCAGTAGGGGTAGTTCCATACATCCATACCGCACCTATTGTTCCGTCTTCGTGATAATAAATCCGGTTGGCAGTGCTTGCATTGGAAGGCAGGTCGTAATAGGTTATGCCAAGTTCAAATTCTTCATCACTCAATGCGGATTTTACGTAAGGGTTCTGGCTTTTTTTAATTTCAAAAGCTTCCCCTTTAGATGTGCGGGATAGAAGTGCAATTTTTTTCAGTTCTCCCGGAATTTTGGCACGGGAAAATTGTGCCCTGCAATAAAAAGACAGGCACAAAACAATGGTAAAGAGTAAAAGTTTTTTCATCTGTTTTTCATTTGTAAATTATTGGTTAAATAGCCTTCCCCGATTTCTCGGGGGAATAAATATAAAGTATTATTGCCTGTTGGTATAAGTATTATCCTTATGAATAGTTCATTTGTAAAAATTTTTAAATTTAAGGAGTGATACCTGTAGGAAAGGCAGGTAATTTATATATGAAAGATACTTCTTTTTCAACATGTAACGGAGGAGTCCATTTCATGGTTGTATATATTTGGGTAAGAATTGCGATAACATTGCAACAAAAGTAAGAAATTTATATTGAAAAATATTCGATGTTTAGCAGTTTTTTTAATATGGAGTTAGGCGCAAAGAGAAAATGTTGCTATCGGGAACATAACAGAAATTTGTTGTT contains:
- a CDS encoding T9SS type A sorting domain-containing protein, whose translation is MKKLLLFTIVLCLSFYCRAQFSRAKIPGELKKIALLSRTSKGEAFEIKKSQNPYVKSALSDEEFELGITYYDLPSNASTANRIYYHEDGTIGAVWMYGTTPTAFPERGTAYAYFDGVQWNTSSERIESVRTGWPTYAPLGTGGEIVVSHKGPTLPLDIVTRTTKGTGDWTENELAPPVGTAGLFWPRMVTSGTNHDKIHIFTMTTPTANGGTPYLGQDGALLYSRSSDNGLSWEVSNRLLPELDSSHYVKFSADAYNWAEPRGNTLAFVVGSNWTDMFLLKSTDGGDTWTKTLIFEHPYPMWNGTVTDTFYCADGSLHPVIDNNGMVRVAFGITRAVTDETGSWWFPFVDGIGYWDETMPAYSGLEGLNPDSLYAHGRLLAWAPDLNGNGTWDILSGSDVLGNYSLSVTSMPQLICGDYNELYLVFSTVMEGYDNGTQNYRHVLARSSNVGGTIWGDFVDLTNDITHLFDECVYPTVAANFDNDLHLYFQTDDEPGLAVSGDEDPYGENRITYMTTHLQTGIEEQNLPLTSETISPNPASDNTTLYVNLKTPCRLSYNILTSDGNTVKYFDLGNVSAGNNMFSLNLQGLSSGFYFLQLQAGNQAKTKKLIIVR